From the Hylaeus volcanicus isolate JK05 chromosome 4, UHH_iyHylVolc1.0_haploid, whole genome shotgun sequence genome, one window contains:
- the LOC128875824 gene encoding SWI/SNF complex subunit SMARCC2, whose amino-acid sequence MLALGPKKDGGPNTKFFESQEILTQLDGVKQWLLKNCKKYVQTDPPTNKSLATLIVQLLQFQEDNLGKNVSKPPMTRLPVKCFLDFKPGGGLCHILATAYRFKQEQGWRRFDFPVGKSGSRMDRTVEMLMAAERALVQNRCLTIPSIFVRADVDKSTAGKVKEAIRRHQGTIAENEADATHIIYPPADPMEEEYARPCMRRERSVLLHWYYFPDSYDSWTTLDLPWDFPEGTLTTANMKSVYKVSATWALDLDQYNEWMNEEDYEMDENGQKKIHKYRLSVEDLMAQPSHPPPSAKKPKRKRSPSPPPKLGKRKSGRGPSGVQSASSTSSLTTPKKSRGGGEEEDDLTQGMEDPPAEPRIVEVVATPTNPPVTGQGNVPTSGTTLTTTGSKKQDNELQPLKSGNMADLDEPMEGDKGSSQGTQDREERDASKERGEGNKGDEPEDNVTEQTHHIVVPSYSAWFDYNSIHTIEKRALSEFFNGKNKSKTPEIYLAYRNFMIDTYRLNPTEYITSTACRRNLAGDVCAIMRVHAFLEQWGLINYQVDAESRPTPMGPPPTSHFHVLSDTPSGLAPVNPNPPKTPQPSAAKALLDLEKKSNITSGIGAEEKVSAGAMANFGLKIDQYSRKPAVLKNKQAAGATRDWTEQETLLLLEGLELHKDDWNKVCEHVGSRTQDECILHFLRLPIEDPYLEEGGPEGLGPLAYQPVPFSKAGNPVMSTVAFLASVVDPRVAASAAKAAMEEFAAIKDQVPATLLDQHLRNVQASANSDGKFDPAAGLAQSGIAGTGPPEPPDDTATPSTTGTVSTPVTTSPHSGTPTPMETKKEEPEKPKEPEVDQTQLDVTKKEEEIKETEEDTKTPVDAEAVEAKEKKDKVVRDAQLQSAAAAALAAAAVKAKHLAAVEERKIKSLVALLVETQMKKLEIKLRHFEELETTMEREREGLEYQRQQLITERQQFHLEQLKAAEFRARQQAHQRLAQEQQQQQQNQHPPWQPTAQQQQQQQPPSPQAQAQQPPPHTPPQQA is encoded by the exons ATGCTCGCGTTAGGACCTAAAAAGGACGGCGGACCCAACACAAAATTTTTCGAGTCCCAGGAAATTCTCACACAGCTCGATGGAGTGAAACAGTGGCTATTGAAAAACTGCAAAAAG taTGTACAAACGGATCCTCCCACTAATAAAAGTTTAGCCACTTTGATAGTACAATTATTGCAATTTCAAGAAGataatttaggaaaaaatgtttcaaaaccACCCATGACAAGGCTTCCT gtGAAATGTTTCTTGGATTTTAAACCAGGAGGTGGGTTGTGTCATATTCTTGCTACAGCATATCGTTTTAAACAAGAGCAAGGATGGCGTAGGTTTGACTTTCCTGTTGGAAAG TCAGGATCTCGTATGGATAGAACAGTAGAAATGTTGATGGCAGCCGAACGAGCTTTAGTTCAGAACAGATGTCTAACCATACCAAGCATATTTGTAAGAGCTGATGTAGATAAGTCAACAGCTGGAAAAGTGAAAGAAGCAATTCGAAGACATCAGGGTACTATTGCTGAAAACGAAGCGGATGCTACACACATCATTTATCCTCCAGCAGATCCTATGGAAGAAGAATATGCGCGCCCTTGTATGAGGCGCGAGAGATCCGTTCTTCTTCATTGGTACTATTTCCCCGATAGTTATGATTCCTGGACTACTTTAGATCTTCCTTGGGATTTTCCAGAAGGTACACTTACAACTGCAAACATGAAATCTGTATACAAAGTATCGGCAACGTGGGCATTAGATTTAGATCAATACAACGAGTGGATGAACGAAGAAGATTACGAAATGGATGAAAACggtcaaaaaaaaatacataaatatagaCTTTCAGTTGAAGATTTAATGGCTCAACCATCTCATCCTCCGCCATCTGCGAAAAAACCAAAGCGAAAACGATCACCAAGTCCACCTCCAAAACTGGGCAAACGTAAAAGTGGAAGGGGGCCATCGGGTGTTCAAAGTGCTTCGTCTACATCATCGCTTACGACTCCGAAAAAGTCACGCGGTGGTGGAGAAGAGGAAGATGATCTCACTCAAGGAATGGAAGACCCTCCAGCGGAACCTCGGATTGTTGAAGTAGTTGCCACGCCTACGAATCCACCGGTTACAGGGCAAGGTAATGTACCAACGAGTGGCACTACCTTAACAACGACGGGAAGTAAAAAACAAGACAATGAACTTCAGCCACTTAAATCTGGTAACATGGCAGATCTGGATGAACCAATGGAAGGTGATAAAGGAAGTTCTCAAGGCACTCAAGACAGAGAAGAACGAGACGCGAGCAAAGAAAGAGGAGAAGGTAACAAAGGCGATGAACCGGAAGATAATGTCACAGAACAAACGCATCATATTGTTGTTCCTAGTTATTCTGCTTGGTTCGATTATAATTCGATTCATACTATCGAAAAGAGAGCTCTGTCTGAGTTTTTTAATGGTAAAAACAAATCTAAAACGCCAGAAATTTACCTTGCGTACAGAAATTTCATGATCGATACCTATAGATTAAATCCCACGGAATACATTACATCAACCGCTTGCAGACGTAACTTGGCGGGTGATGTATGCGCGATTATGCGCGTACACGCATTTTTAGAACAGTGGGGACTTATTAATTACCAAGTAGACGCAGAATCAAGACCAACGCCTATGGGGCCTCCTCCAACGTCGCATTTCCATGTACTATCAGATACTCCGTCAGGCTTGGCTCCCGTCAATCCAAACCCTCCAAAAACGCCACAACCTTCGGCTGCCAAAGCTTTGCTcgatttagaaaagaaatcgaaCATAACGAGTGGAATTGGAGCAGAAGAAAAGGTTTCAGCTGGAGCGATGGCAAATTTCGGATTGAAAATAGATCAGTATTCAAGAAAACCGGCGGTGTTGAAAAACAAACAAGCTGCTGGTGCTACTCGCGATTGGACGGAACAAGAAACACTTTTACTATTAGAAGGATTAGAATTGCACAAGGATGACTGGAATAAAGTTTGTGAACATGTTGGCTCGAGAACGCAAGACGAATGCATTTTGCATTTCTTACGACTTCCAATAGAAGATCCATACTTAGAAGAAGGTGGACCGGAAGGTTTGGGTCCATTAGCTTATCAACCGGTACCCTTCTCTAAAGCTGGTAATCCAGTGATGAGTACAGTTGCATTTTTAGCATCGGTTGTCGATCCTAGGGTTGCAGCAAGTGCCGCAAAAGCTGCTATGGAAGAGTTTGCAGCTATCAAGGACCAAGTACCCGCGACTTTACTGGATCAACACTTGAGAAATGTACAAGCTAGCGCTAATTCGGATGGTAAATTCGACCCAGCTGCGGGATTAGCGCAATCAGGAATAGCTGGTACAGGTCCCCCTGAACCTCCAGATGACACAGCAACTCCGTCAACAACTGGAACTGTTTCAACACCGGTGACTACATCTCCACATTCGGGGACACCGACTCCtatggaaacgaaaaaggaggaaCCAGAGAAACCTAAGGAACCGGAAGTTGACCAAACTCAGTTAGATGTcacaaagaaagaagaagaaattaaagagacAGAAGAAGATACAAAAACTCCTGTAGACGCCGAAGCTGTGGaagcgaaagaaaagaaagacaaGGTGGTGCGCGATGCTCAACTCCAGTCCGCAGCTGCTGCCGCATTGGCAGCGGCTGCCGTTAAAGCAAAACACTTGGCAGCCGTGGAAGAACGTAAAATTAAATCCTTGGTGGCTCTACTTGTCGAGACACAAATGAAGAAactggaaattaaattacgtcATTTCGAAGAATTGGAAACCACTATGGAACGAGAACGCGAAGGTCTCGAGTACCAAAGACAGCAGCTCATCACCGAAAGGCAACAGTTTCATCTGGAACAATTAAAAGCCGCAGAATTCAGAGCGAGGCAACAAGCGCATCAACGTTTAGCTCAagaacaacagcaacaacaacagaaTCAGCATCCACCTTGGCAACCAACCgcgcaacagcagcagcagcagcaaccaCCGAGTCCGCAAGCACAGGCTCAACAACCACCTCCCCATACGCCTCCGCAACAAGCATAA